The Sandaracinus amylolyticus genomic interval GTGCCGCTCGAGACGACGCGCGCGCTCGCTTTCGCGGCGTGGGGCGCGAGCGCGACCGGGGCGCCGACGAGCATGCCGACGACGACCGCGATGAGCGGGTCTTCGATGCGCACCAGCACCGCAGCCGCGACGATCGCGCCTGCGACGGGGCGGATGAACGTGGAGATCGTGTCGAGCGCGTGATCGAGCGCGGGGACCTTGTCCGCGACGATCTCGACGATCGTCGCGATGCCGAAGAGCACGAGCGCGGGCGTCGACGCGAGCCAGCCGAACGCGTCACCGACCTCGGCGACGCCGACACGCGCGAGGAGCCCCGCGACGAACAGCGGCAGCCACGCGCGCAGGCCCGCGCATGCCGCGAGCGCGACGGCGAGCGCGAGCGTGCTCGTCCACGTGAGAGCGTCGCCCATCGTGATCCCGTCCATGACGGGATCGTGCGGGATCAACGACCGGCTTGCAGCTTGCGCACGAGGCGCTCGTCGGGCGGAGGCAGCGGGTAGTCACGGAGCTGCGACGGGAGCACCCACGCGTGCTCGGCGACGCCGAGGTGCTGGACCTCGCGATCGCTCGCGAGACGGCACTCGTAGAAGAGCAGCAGCACGTCCTTGCGCTCGTAGCGATGGAACGCGACCTCGATCACGTCGACGACCTCGAGATCGATCGCGCACTCCTCGCGGCACTCGCGCACGACGGCGGCCTCGGGGTCCTCGCCCTCCTCGACCT includes:
- a CDS encoding DUF4126 domain-containing protein; its protein translation is MGDALTWTSTLALAVALAACAGLRAWLPLFVAGLLARVGVAEVGDAFGWLASTPALVLFGIATIVEIVADKVPALDHALDTISTFIRPVAGAIVAAAVLVRIEDPLIAVVVGMLVGAPVALAPHAAKASARVVSSGTTAGLANPVISTIEDVLAIVIAVLAFVVPVLLVIAMLTFAIVFVRWIRRRSQRAGQARA
- a CDS encoding (deoxy)nucleoside triphosphate pyrophosphohydrolase — encoded protein: MTVIVAAAVVKREGRVLLTRRLQGTHLAGFWEFPGGKVEEGEDPEAAVVRECREECAIDLEVVDVIEVAFHRYERKDVLLLFYECRLASDREVQHLGVAEHAWVLPSQLRDYPLPPPDERLVRKLQAGR